Proteins co-encoded in one Malus domestica chromosome 09, GDT2T_hap1 genomic window:
- the LOC103453592 gene encoding aminopeptidase M1-like isoform X1, with protein MEQKQSIQGFKGHSRLPNFAIPKRYDLHLKLDLSSACAFSGVVEIHVSIVEETKFLILNALELDVHEVLFTSSHGQLYRPCDVVLDGDDESLVLVFDQALGVGEGVLGIEFSAVLNAHLKGFYKCTYMDGGEKKNMAVTQFEPVDARRCFPCWDEPALKATFKIAVDVPPELTALSNMPIINEKLDANVKTVYFEESPIMSTYLVAVVVGVFDYIEDTTSDGVLVRAYCPVGKSDKGEFALNVAVKTLDLFSKYFSTPYPLPKLDMVAVPEFSGGAMENYGLITYRENELLYDPLHSTTARKQTMAIVVAHEVAHQWFGNLVTMEWWSDLWLNEGFATWVSYMATDILFPEWKIWAQFLQQTTGGLVKDALEQSHPIQVEIDHARSILEVFDDISYKKGSAVIRMLQGYLGDDILQKSLSSYIKRFSGKNAKTEDLWSVLSEESGVKVSEMMDGWTKEKGYPVISVKAKEHILEFEQTQFLSSGSHGDGKWIVPITFSLGSYERRRNFLLETKSREVNISDLVNSSDNDLKDKEKYDEQLWVKVNIEQSGFYRVNYEDKLAARLRKAIEHNSLEATDKFGILDDAYALCETCEQSLSSLLSLMDAYRKEEEYIVVTKLIDVCYNVINISSEAIPDLANELKKFFISLLLFPAEKLGWESVPGENHFGALLRAEILQALVTFGHDKTQKDALDRFQTLLNDRNTPLLSADTRGAAYIAVMRNASSSNREGFESLLNFYREANTVQEKERILRFLASSPDPDTILEVLNFFLSEEVRDQDIIYGLFGISSECRETAWRWLKENWDLILTKYGAGMLLTHFVKDIVTPLCSNEKADEVEEFFASRAHPAISMTLEQSIAQVRIKARWVEHMRQEQSLEGQVRELAGKK; from the exons ATGGAGCAGAAGCAAAGCATACAAGGATTCAAGGGCCACTCAAGGTTGCCAAATTTTGCAATTCCGAAACGCTACGATCTTCATCTCAAGCTTGATCTCTCGTCAGCATGCGCCTTCTCCGGCGTTGTGGAGATTCACGTTAGCATAGTCGAGGAGACCAAGTTTCTTATCTTGAACGCTCTTGAACTTGATGTTCATGAAGTCTTGTTCACCAGCTCTCATGGCCAA CTTTACCGCCCGTGTGATGTTGTTTTGGACGGTGATGATGAATCTCTTGTTTTGGTGTTTGATCAAGCACTTGGTGTTGGTGAAGGAGTTTTGGGGATTGAGTTTTCTGCAGTCCTTAACGCGCACTTGAAAGGGTTCTATAAATG CACTTATATGGATGGAggagagaagaagaatatgGCAGTTACTCAATTCGAACCTGTGGATGCACGGCGGTGCTTTCCATGTTGGGACGAACCTGCCCTCAAG GCCACCTTCAAGATAGCAGTAGATGTACCGCCGGAGCTGACAGCTTTGTCCAATATGCCAATTATCAATGAGAAGCTTGATGCAAATGTTAAGACTGTTTATTTTGAGGAGTCTCCTATCATGTCAACTTATTTAGTGGCTGTTGTTGTTGGCGTGTTCGATTATATTGAAGACACAACATCCGACG GGGTACTGGTTCGTGCATATTGCCCTGTTGGGAAGAGTGACAAAGGGGAGTTTGCTCTTAATGTCGCTGTTAAGACGCTCGATCTTTTCTCCAA ATACTTTTCAACGCCGTACCCTCTCCCCAAACTCGATATGGTTGCAGTTCCTGAATTTTCTGGTGGGGCAATGGAGAATTATGGTTTGATCACATACCGTGAAAATGAACTGCTTTACGATCCTTTGCATTCCACAACAGCAAGGAAGCAGACA ATGGCAATTGTTGTAGCGCACGAAGTAGCACATCAGTGGTTTGGCAACCTGGTGACGATGGAATGGTGGTCCGATTTGTGGCTTAATGAGGGTTTTGCAACATGG GTAAGTTATATGGCCACAGATATTTTATTTCCCGAGTGGAAAATATGGGCtcaatttcttcaacaaacTACTGGCGGCCTAGTTAAGGATGCACTGGAGCAGTCACATCCAATTCAG GTGGAAATAGACCATGCTCGCTCAATTCTTGAAGTCTTTGATGATATCAGCTATAAAAAGGGATCAGCTGTTATTCGAATGCTGCAGGGTTATCTTGGGGATGACATATTGCAG AAATCGTTAAGTTCCTACATTAAAAGATTTTCTGGCAAAAATGCGAAGACAGAAGATTTATGGAGTGTTCTTTCGGAGGAATCTGGTGTCAAAGTCAGTGAAATGATGGATGGTTGGACAAAGGAAAAAGGATATCCTGTTATCTCCGTAAAAGCCAAAGAGCATATTTTGGAATTTGAGCAG ACACAGTTTTTGTCATCCGGTTCGCATGGTGATGGGAAATGGATTGTTCCAATAACTTTTTCACTTGGTTCGTATGAGAGGCGCAGGAATTTCCTTTTGGAAACAAAGTCCAGAGAAGTGAACATATCAGATCTTGTTAATTCATCTGATAATGATTTAAAGGATAAAGAGAAATATGATGAACAACTGTGGGTCAAGGTTAACATCGAGCAGAGCGGTTTCTATAGGGTCAATTACGAAGATAAGCTTGCAGCTCGGCTTAGGAAGGCTATTGAGCATAATAGCTTAGAAGCAACTGACAAATTCG GCATTCTGGATGATGCATATGCTCTTTGTGAAACTTGTGAACAATCACTTTCATCTTTGCTTTCCTTGATGGATGCatacagaaaagaagaagagtaTATTGTCGTAACAAAATTGATAGAT GTTTGTTATAATGTCATTAATATTTCAAGTGAGGCCATCCCAGATTTGGCAAATGAGTTGAAAAAGTTCTTCATTAGTCTCCTCCTGTTTCCAGCAGA AAAACTTGGTTGGGAATCAGTACCAGGAGAGAATCACTTCGGTGCACTTCTGAGAGCAGAAATCTTGCAAGCTTTGGTTACATTTGGCCATGATAAAACTCAAAAAGATGCATTAGACCGATTTCAGACATTGTTGAACGATAGAAACACTCCGCTTCTTTCAGCTGATACAAGAGGG GCTGCTTACATTGCCGTGATGAGAAATGCTAGCAGCTCCAATAGAGAAGGTTTTGAGTCCCTATTAAATTTTTACAGAGAAGCGAATACAGTGCAAGAGAAGGAAAGGATTCTAC GGTTTTTGGCGTCTTCTCCAGACCCAGATACAATTCTGGAGGTTCTGAACTTTTTCTTATCCGAAGAG GTTCGAGATCAAGACATTATATATGGACTTTTTGGTATAAGCTCAGAATGCCGCGAAACAGCGTGGAGGTGGTTAAAG GAGAATTGGGACCTGATCCTGACCAAATACGGCGCTGGGATGCTGCTCACCCATTTCGTAAAAGACATTGTGACACCG CTTTGCAGCAACGAAAAAGCTGATGAGGTTGAAGAATTTTTCGCTAGCCGGGCGCATCCTGCAATTTCCATGACTTTGGAGCAAAGCATTGCGCAAGTCCGAATCAAGGCGAGGTGGGTAGAACACATGAGGCAAGAGCAATCCCTTGAAGGGCAAGTCAGAGAACTAGCAGGCAAGAAATGA
- the LOC103453592 gene encoding aminopeptidase M1-like isoform X2: MEQKQSIQGFKGHSRLPNFAIPKRYDLHLKLDLSSACAFSGVVEIHVSIVEETKFLILNALELDVHEVLFTSSHGQLYRPCDVVLDGDDESLVLVFDQALGVGEGVLGIEFSAVLNAHLKGFYKCTYMDGGEKKNMAVTQFEPVDARRCFPCWDEPALKATFKIAVDVPPELTALSNMPIINEKLDANVKTVYFEESPIMSTYLVAVVVGVFDYIEDTTSDGVLVRAYCPVGKSDKGEFALNVAVKTLDLFSKYFSTPYPLPKLDMVAVPEFSGGAMENYGLITYRENELLYDPLHSTTARKQTMAIVVAHEVAHQWFGNLVTMEWWSDLWLNEGFATWVSYMATDILFPEWKIWAQFLQQTTGGLVKDALEQSHPIQVEIDHARSILEVFDDISYKKGSAVIRMLQGYLGDDILQTEDLWSVLSEESGVKVSEMMDGWTKEKGYPVISVKAKEHILEFEQTQFLSSGSHGDGKWIVPITFSLGSYERRRNFLLETKSREVNISDLVNSSDNDLKDKEKYDEQLWVKVNIEQSGFYRVNYEDKLAARLRKAIEHNSLEATDKFGILDDAYALCETCEQSLSSLLSLMDAYRKEEEYIVVTKLIDVCYNVINISSEAIPDLANELKKFFISLLLFPAEKLGWESVPGENHFGALLRAEILQALVTFGHDKTQKDALDRFQTLLNDRNTPLLSADTRGAAYIAVMRNASSSNREGFESLLNFYREANTVQEKERILRFLASSPDPDTILEVLNFFLSEEVRDQDIIYGLFGISSECRETAWRWLKENWDLILTKYGAGMLLTHFVKDIVTPLCSNEKADEVEEFFASRAHPAISMTLEQSIAQVRIKARWVEHMRQEQSLEGQVRELAGKK, translated from the exons ATGGAGCAGAAGCAAAGCATACAAGGATTCAAGGGCCACTCAAGGTTGCCAAATTTTGCAATTCCGAAACGCTACGATCTTCATCTCAAGCTTGATCTCTCGTCAGCATGCGCCTTCTCCGGCGTTGTGGAGATTCACGTTAGCATAGTCGAGGAGACCAAGTTTCTTATCTTGAACGCTCTTGAACTTGATGTTCATGAAGTCTTGTTCACCAGCTCTCATGGCCAA CTTTACCGCCCGTGTGATGTTGTTTTGGACGGTGATGATGAATCTCTTGTTTTGGTGTTTGATCAAGCACTTGGTGTTGGTGAAGGAGTTTTGGGGATTGAGTTTTCTGCAGTCCTTAACGCGCACTTGAAAGGGTTCTATAAATG CACTTATATGGATGGAggagagaagaagaatatgGCAGTTACTCAATTCGAACCTGTGGATGCACGGCGGTGCTTTCCATGTTGGGACGAACCTGCCCTCAAG GCCACCTTCAAGATAGCAGTAGATGTACCGCCGGAGCTGACAGCTTTGTCCAATATGCCAATTATCAATGAGAAGCTTGATGCAAATGTTAAGACTGTTTATTTTGAGGAGTCTCCTATCATGTCAACTTATTTAGTGGCTGTTGTTGTTGGCGTGTTCGATTATATTGAAGACACAACATCCGACG GGGTACTGGTTCGTGCATATTGCCCTGTTGGGAAGAGTGACAAAGGGGAGTTTGCTCTTAATGTCGCTGTTAAGACGCTCGATCTTTTCTCCAA ATACTTTTCAACGCCGTACCCTCTCCCCAAACTCGATATGGTTGCAGTTCCTGAATTTTCTGGTGGGGCAATGGAGAATTATGGTTTGATCACATACCGTGAAAATGAACTGCTTTACGATCCTTTGCATTCCACAACAGCAAGGAAGCAGACA ATGGCAATTGTTGTAGCGCACGAAGTAGCACATCAGTGGTTTGGCAACCTGGTGACGATGGAATGGTGGTCCGATTTGTGGCTTAATGAGGGTTTTGCAACATGG GTAAGTTATATGGCCACAGATATTTTATTTCCCGAGTGGAAAATATGGGCtcaatttcttcaacaaacTACTGGCGGCCTAGTTAAGGATGCACTGGAGCAGTCACATCCAATTCAG GTGGAAATAGACCATGCTCGCTCAATTCTTGAAGTCTTTGATGATATCAGCTATAAAAAGGGATCAGCTGTTATTCGAATGCTGCAGGGTTATCTTGGGGATGACATATTGCAG ACAGAAGATTTATGGAGTGTTCTTTCGGAGGAATCTGGTGTCAAAGTCAGTGAAATGATGGATGGTTGGACAAAGGAAAAAGGATATCCTGTTATCTCCGTAAAAGCCAAAGAGCATATTTTGGAATTTGAGCAG ACACAGTTTTTGTCATCCGGTTCGCATGGTGATGGGAAATGGATTGTTCCAATAACTTTTTCACTTGGTTCGTATGAGAGGCGCAGGAATTTCCTTTTGGAAACAAAGTCCAGAGAAGTGAACATATCAGATCTTGTTAATTCATCTGATAATGATTTAAAGGATAAAGAGAAATATGATGAACAACTGTGGGTCAAGGTTAACATCGAGCAGAGCGGTTTCTATAGGGTCAATTACGAAGATAAGCTTGCAGCTCGGCTTAGGAAGGCTATTGAGCATAATAGCTTAGAAGCAACTGACAAATTCG GCATTCTGGATGATGCATATGCTCTTTGTGAAACTTGTGAACAATCACTTTCATCTTTGCTTTCCTTGATGGATGCatacagaaaagaagaagagtaTATTGTCGTAACAAAATTGATAGAT GTTTGTTATAATGTCATTAATATTTCAAGTGAGGCCATCCCAGATTTGGCAAATGAGTTGAAAAAGTTCTTCATTAGTCTCCTCCTGTTTCCAGCAGA AAAACTTGGTTGGGAATCAGTACCAGGAGAGAATCACTTCGGTGCACTTCTGAGAGCAGAAATCTTGCAAGCTTTGGTTACATTTGGCCATGATAAAACTCAAAAAGATGCATTAGACCGATTTCAGACATTGTTGAACGATAGAAACACTCCGCTTCTTTCAGCTGATACAAGAGGG GCTGCTTACATTGCCGTGATGAGAAATGCTAGCAGCTCCAATAGAGAAGGTTTTGAGTCCCTATTAAATTTTTACAGAGAAGCGAATACAGTGCAAGAGAAGGAAAGGATTCTAC GGTTTTTGGCGTCTTCTCCAGACCCAGATACAATTCTGGAGGTTCTGAACTTTTTCTTATCCGAAGAG GTTCGAGATCAAGACATTATATATGGACTTTTTGGTATAAGCTCAGAATGCCGCGAAACAGCGTGGAGGTGGTTAAAG GAGAATTGGGACCTGATCCTGACCAAATACGGCGCTGGGATGCTGCTCACCCATTTCGTAAAAGACATTGTGACACCG CTTTGCAGCAACGAAAAAGCTGATGAGGTTGAAGAATTTTTCGCTAGCCGGGCGCATCCTGCAATTTCCATGACTTTGGAGCAAAGCATTGCGCAAGTCCGAATCAAGGCGAGGTGGGTAGAACACATGAGGCAAGAGCAATCCCTTGAAGGGCAAGTCAGAGAACTAGCAGGCAAGAAATGA